The Elaeis guineensis isolate ETL-2024a chromosome 11, EG11, whole genome shotgun sequence genomic interval ACCTGCAACCTGGTGCGTGTAAAGTTAAATGTTGCAATGCCTGGAGTGGTGCAGCAACACAagaaatatgcaaaaaaaatttgatacatgAAGGGCCATTTTAACTGAATTCTATGGGGTTTGTGGATTttgaagaaataataataataataataataataataataataataataataatataataataataaataataataataataataataataataataataatatgcaaAAAGTAGATTTTTTTACAGTTCGGTCTAATTTAACCCTAGTCAAATCAAATTACCATGCATATAACACGGCATATATCCTTGACCTACCCAAAATATGGAGAGGAAGCAAGAAAGATAAGTGGAGATGAGAGAGTGTGGTATCCAAGGTTGTGTTCGAGAAGAGAGATGCTGTTGAAGATGAGCAATAATATGTTAAGAGAGCAGGTGAGGTCACCAGAGATGAGGCAATTGCAGGATTGGTGTGAAAAGAAGTAGCAAAGACATCATAGACGAGTGTAGGGCTACAAGCAAGTTGAGCTGCTTGCAAGTTACTGGAGCTCGACTCGATTCGATAATTATCGAGCTTGAGCCGAACTCGAATAGCTTTTCGAGTCGAGCTCGAGTAGCAGGATATTCGACTCAAAAGCTCACAAACCtacttgcatatatatatatatatataataataataataataataataataataataataataatattattattattattattattattattattattattattattctaagGTTTGATTTCGAATTCGAACTCGAGTATGACTCGGTTGATATTCGAGTCGAATCGAGTTGATCTCAAGTTTTGTCTATTTTTTATCGAGCCAAACTCGAATTTGGAATATTAAAACTTGATCAATCTCGAGTCGAATTTCGAATCCGAGTATTTTGAATTGAATCGAAATCAAACTTTTAGTTATTCGACTTGACTTGATTACGCCCTAGATGAGTGTCAAAGTATTTGCGAAGGAATCAAAATGATAGAGAAGTAGCAATGGGGGAGAGAGGATGTGTTATCGTAGCCGGAGGGGAAGGGAAGGAGGTGGCGATCAATGTATGCTCCGATGTACATATACTAGTATTACTATTTGATGCATATTTGTAGTTTTAAGTTGCATTAAATCAGGTCCTCGATGTATTCTTGctctcttttttatattttgtgGGTAGAACGTGTGTTCTTGCTCTTTACTTTTCCTAATATATAATGATGTTTTATTGTCGACTTCTCTGGTGCATGTGCCGAATGACAAAGGTTGGATCAGCAGCTCCTCTGAAATCCGCACATAGTTCCTCCGCCAGGACTCACCTCCCCCTCGATGCCTTCTTACTCCCTCACTCGCACACGGCCACACGTGCCCCTCGCAGCATCTGCCCTCTTCGCTAGCCATAACGTCCACCACGCTTTTGTCAACCCCTGCCAACATCCCCCTCCTCTGCTCCGCGCACACACGCCACTTCCTCTCTCCCTCCTGAGCTCGGCCTTCTCACAGATAGTGAGAACGCCACATCTTTCCCTCACCCCTGTGAACTCCTCACCGCCCTCCTCCCACGAGGCCTCTGCCTCGAACCACCATGTATGATGCCATCCACACCAAAGAAAACCACCGCAACTTCAACAAAACCACTTCTTTCTTTGGCAGCCCTGTTGACTAACGATTATGGGCATCGAATTTGTTCTGAGCACTATATCGAAGAACTAAGCCACCAGTTATAAACTTTGGTtccatactgaaaaaaaaaaaataaaaaatgactgtAACATTCCAATAGCTGACAATGTACTTCAAACGGGGCCAATTTGGCGGAAGCCTTCGCTGCCAAAGGCAAGGTCCAAACTAGCAATTATGTCCATACATACAATTTTCAAGGAGAAAGGATCCTGCACTACCAAACGCTTCGTACGGACGTAGACTGACCTGCCTGCTGACAGAGTAGTAGACGAGGTCCAACCACCAACCCGGAATAGGTCGCCCGTGGTTATATCGAAAGTCTCCGGTGTCCAACCAAAAATCAGCTTGATCAAAAGAAAATTCCCATCGTTCTAATTTGAGCAGATACAACctctcaaaagattcttgaaagttGTATCTGCTTCTTTGCAAGCAAGTTTAATGGAAACGGAGAAGTATTTACAAAGGAACAACCGACTAAATTTTGAACTGTCaacaatgaataaataaatataaatgcgATATGAAATGAAGATAGGCAAACAACTGGAGAATTTACTAGGGAACCAAATGAAAGAACATAGAAAAGAACTCCATGGCTATAGAAGCTCGAATTATTTGAAATCCCTTATGATGAGGCTGATTTCTTCCATTTCACCAGAGAATTCAGAAATTCCATCACCTGCTGAAAAGAATGTAGGACACATTACATGCGgctatgaattgaaagatataAGTTGAGCTAGCAACACAGAtttgaaagaaagagaaaagttatcTTACCTCAGATGGGTCTCTAAGAGAGTAGAAGGCATTGGAATCTTTTGGCACTGAAGACACTAAAATACCATGGCCACAGTCTCTTTCTCTCAGAACCTATTATGAACATCAAGAAACAATAAATAACCCTATCCAATGGTGGTCACTATATAAACTAAATTCAATGCCAAATTATTTACTTGTATTTCTAAATCAATCATTTTTAATACCTTGAATGCATCCTCATCAGTACGGTCATCTCCAACATAAATCGGGAACACATCATCAGTACCGCTTAGTCCAAGGGACTCGAGCAGAAACTCAACAGCTTTACCCTTGTTCCAGTCAATCACTGGGCGGATCTCTAAAACCTGATCCATAAGGAAAACCACAATGGAAATTTATTTCTTTGATGAAAAACCACAATGGAAATGATGAGAACATTAGCTTCAACAGAGACATACAATGCAAAAATATCTACTAAAAATGTTGTTCTGTTTTTACCTTCCGCCCATGGGTCAATCGCAAACGAGGGTAGTCCTTGAGGAGTTCATGCACGCGCTGTGCAACCAAAAACCAACTCTGCAGACCATATAGACCAACAATGAAAAGCTTTGATTTAATTCCAAGCTCAACAACATGAAAACATCATTTTCATAATAAGCAGCAAAATCATGACACCGACTCTTAAATTTAGCATTTACCTTTTCATCTACAAGGCGGTAATGTACAGAGACACAAAACTTGTTGTTCTCAACTTTTGCACCTTTGATATCTTTAGTATTATCAACGAGGGAGCAAAAAACCTATCATCCCAAATATGGATTCAGGAATCAGTGGTACAACTAGAATCGTGTGATGAAAGAATTGTAGCTGTAGATAACAAGGACCACATACCTCGTCGATCAGTGGTAAGAACTCACTAGCAGGCTGGAACAGATTAACCTCCTTACCCTAGAAGGATGCACCAAAAGAGTCAGCAATTGAATAGACATAGTACGACAACTGCAAATCAATTTTGCATGCAGGAAGAAATCAAGAATAAAGTATGATCTGTGCAAAAAATAGCCTATCATTAACATCTTTTTGGTTGATGACCATGAAAAGGAGAATCAGACAAGAAGGACAGAGATTTGATTTGACAGATCTCACATGAACAAATCTCTGATTCAATCTGCATACCCAACAAAGCAACTCATAGATCTTCTAGTTTTGCAGGACAtcatagaagatttttttttttttttttgggaaaaataATATAACATTGGACGATATGGGACAAGGTTCAAAGGAACAAGGATATAAAGGTGTTTATTTGCCAAGTTGCTGGAAGATGTAACCTGAGATGTATAAAGGATTTTTACCTGCTTGTCAGTAGACCTAATGCAGTTTGGATGGTCACCAATGGACTCAGATTCTCTTACTGGGCCCATAATGTCCATTCCATGACTACCAGCATAATACAATTCTGTTAGTTTTATGAATTCATACACCTGAGAAATATCCAAGAAATACTGGGTATTAGATGTTGAACGGCAAATGGGCGATTCAAATAATACTCATATACGTacgagaaaataaattaaaaaagaataaCAAGTAGCATTACCTTATCACGACTTCTTCCACTAATAATTGCAGTTGGAAAACATTTTGCAACACCTTTGACAGCAGTACGCatctgaaaaaaaatcaaatagtcAGAGGCAAATAATTGCAACTGAAGTAGTACCCAGCAGATATTTATGAATATATCAGAAAATTAATTATCTCTTAATTAGTGTTGTAATGATTTCAAAGTAGGGAAAGGATTTTACCGCGCTGGTCATATAAGCATGGTCAGGGTTGTCCACAATAGGTGAAAGAGTTCCATCATAATCCAAAAACAAGGCAATCTTCTTGCCTTTGGCACGAGATGTAATTTCCTCCAGTGAAGTTAATGCTGATGGGTATTTCAACTGTAAAAAGAGTTTACTTCAGTTCAATAAATTGCCATATACATTAACTTATTATGCTTTTCTATATTCACCAGCAAAGTGAGCATACCATCCAGGTACGATATGCAATATCTTGTTCAGCTGATGAGCTGAAATCCTTGTTCAGCTTTTTGCGAGGAGGTGATGAAGATTTCATGGCATCCAGCCAACCACTATGACGGACATCATCAAGCTTACCAGGTCTGGGCTTTCTTCTGTGAGCTGTTAAATACGAACCAGAAGGAGGACATATAGGTGTCTTCTTAGAAGGCAATCCTAATCTTGACTTGTTTACAGACACCGGCTCAGTGAGAACAGGGGAACTATTTTTTGTCTTCAAATCCATTGGATCAATATCACTACCAATATTATCTTCAGTAGAGGTACGATATTTAGCTGCCAGCTCTGAAGCTATTAAATAACCTTTTCTGCTCCTATATATTCACCCAACCCTTTTGTCAATAAAAAACCACCTTTTTAGCGTCTTCTTGTCGCTGCAGTCGTGGGTACAGTCCATTAAGCGAAGGCAACCTGAAAACTGATAACCAAAATTTTGTtaaagcgaaaaaaaaaaaaaaaaaaactgcataaAAATCTAGGATCAACTGAAGACATACCTTGTCATCGCCAGAACTAAAAAGCATCTATATCATGCAATCAAACATTTGAGCTGGAAGTGGTCTAGACAAAAGAATCACTTTGACCAAATGAAACTGTTCACTGCACACGGGTAAGGTTCCACGCTTCGGCTGATCTTACCAAATGAAACTATGCACTgcacatattggagaagaagaac includes:
- the LOC105054029 gene encoding probable trehalose-phosphate phosphatase F isoform X2; this encodes MDLKTKNSSPVLTEPVSVNKSRLGLPSKKTPICPPSGSYLTAHRRKPRPGKLDDVRHSGWLDAMKSSSPPRKKLNKDFSSSAEQDIAYRTWMLKYPSALTSLEEITSRAKGKKIALFLDYDGTLSPIVDNPDHAYMTSAMRTAVKGVAKCFPTAIISGRSRDKVYEFIKLTELYYAGSHGMDIMGPVRESESIGDHPNCIRSTDKQGKEVNLFQPASEFLPLIDEVFCSLVDNTKDIKGAKVENNKFCVSVHYRLVDEKSWFLVAQRVHELLKDYPRLRLTHGRKVLEIRPVIDWNKGKAVEFLLESLGLSGTDDVFPIYVGDDRTDEDAFKVLRERDCGHGILVSSVPKDSNAFYSLRDPSEVMEFLNSLVKWKKSASS
- the LOC105054029 gene encoding probable trehalose-phosphate phosphatase F isoform X1, with amino-acid sequence MDLKTKNSSPVLTEPVSVNKSRLGLPSKKTPICPPSGSYLTAHRRKPRPGKLDDVRHSGWLDAMKSSSPPRKKLNKDFSSSAEQDIAYRTWMLKYPSALTSLEEITSRAKGKKIALFLDYDGTLSPIVDNPDHAYMTSAMRTAVKGVAKCFPTAIISGRSRDKVYEFIKLTELYYAGSHGMDIMGPVRESESIGDHPNCIRSTDKQGKEVNLFQPASEFLPLIDEVFCSLVDNTKDIKGAKVENNKFCVSVHYRLVDEKSWFLVAQRVHELLKDYPRLRLTHGRKVLEIRPVIDWNKGKAVEFLLESLGLSGTDDVFPIYVGDDRTDEDAFKVLRERDCGHGILVSSVPKDSNAFYSLRDPSEQVMEFLNSLVKWKKSASS